The proteins below come from a single Rosa rugosa chromosome 2, drRosRugo1.1, whole genome shotgun sequence genomic window:
- the LOC133730005 gene encoding U-box domain-containing protein 2, producing MVSLEDSHSGSNHFPPITRNFYSPASTKLHRNTGRSMRTIRSNFYQEDQSCCSFTERTPFVSENLTDSVMDMRLGELALRTGSSSGKSTAASAEEFLQLSQAFSDFSACSSDISGELQRLASLPSPENAPRSELEPEPEPCEGFLQRENFSTEIIESISPEDLQPTVKICVDGLQSPSIAVKQSAAAKLRLLAKNRADNRALIGESGAVPALIPLLRCSDPWTQEHAVTALLNLSLHESNKAIITNAGAIKSLVYVLKTGTETSKQNAACALLSLALMEENKSSIGACGAIPPLVSLLISGSMRGKKDALTTLYKLCSIRPNKERAVSAGAVKPLVALVADQATGLAEKAMVVLSSLAGIEEGKEAIVEEGGLAALVEVIEDGSVKGKEFAVLTLLQLCTESVRNRGLLVREGGIPPLVALSQTGTVRAKHKAETLLGYLREPRQEASSSTP from the exons ATGGTTTCTCTAGAAGATTCTCATTCCGGTTCGAACCATTTCCCTCCTATCACCCGAAACTTCTACTCTCCGGCGTCCACCAAGCTTCACCGGAACACCGGCCGGTCCATGCGGACCATTCGCTCCAATTTCTACCAGGAAGATCAGAGCTGCTGTTCCTTCACCGAAAGAACGCCCTTTGTATCTGAGAATTTGACAGATTCCGTTATGGACATGCGTCTCGGCGAGCTGGCCCTGCGCACCGGCAGCAGCTCCGGCAAGTCCACCGCCGCGTCGGCCGAGGAGTTCCTCCAGCTCTCCCAAGCCTTCAGCGATTTCTCCGCCTGCAGCAGCGATATCTCCGGAGAGCTACAGCGGCTCGCCAGCTTGCCGTCGCCGGAAAACGCACCGAGATCCGAGTTGGAGCCCGAGCCGGAGCCGTGCGAGGGGTTTTTGCAGAGGGAGAATTTCTCGACGGAGATAATCGAGAGCATTTCGCCGGAGGATCTTCAACCGACGGTCAAGATCTGTGTAGACGGGCTCCAATCGCCGTCGATTGCCGTCAAGCAATCTGCTGCGGCCAAGCTCAGGCTTTTAGCCAAAAACCGAGCTGATAATCGGGCTTTGATCGGCGAGTCAGGCGCGGTGCCTGCTTTGATTCCTCTGCTCCGATGCAGTGACCCTTGGACTCAAGAACACGCCGTAACAGCTTTGCTCAACCTATCGCTTCACGAATCAAACAAGGCTATAATCACCAATGCCGGAGCTATAAAGTCCTTGGTGTATGTACTCAAGACCGGGACGGAGACCTCTAAGCAAAACGCCGCCTGTGCGCTTCTGAGCTTGGCTTTAATGGAAGAGAACAAGAGCTCAATCGGAGCTTGCGGAGCCATTCCTCCTCTGGTTTCGTTGTTAATAAGTGGATCCATGAGGGGGAAGAAAGATGCTTTGACGACTCTGTACAAGCTCTGCTCAATTAGGCCTAATAAAGAGAGGGCGGTGAGTGCCGGAGCGGTGAAGCCGTTGGTGGCGCTTGTGGCGGACCAGGCGACTGGCTTGGCGGAGAAGGCGATGGTGGTGCTGAGTAGCTTGGCGGGAATCGAGGAGGGGAAGGAGGCCATTGTGGAGGAAGGTGGGCTTGCAGCACTTGTGGAAGTGATTGAAGATGGTTCAGTCAAAGGGAAGGAGTTTGCGGTTTTGACTCTGTTGCAGCTGTGTACTGAGAGTGTGAGGAATAGAGGGTTGCTAGTCAGAGAAGGAGGGATTCCACCTTTGGTTGCGCTTTCGCAGACTGGGACTGTTAGAGCAAAGCACAAG GCTGAAACGCTTCTTGGGTATCTGAGAGAGCCGAGACAAGAAGCGTCCTCTTCAACTCCTTAA
- the LOC133730003 gene encoding inositol transporter 4-like yields the protein MVEGGAHPSSKTEFTECWKTTWRTPYIMRLALSAGIGGLLFGYDTGVISGALLYIREDFDEVDKKTWLQETIVSMAVAGAIIGAAIGGWMNDALGRKKSIVIADVVFFVGAIVMAVAPAPWVIIIGRIIVGLGVGMASMTAPLYISEASPHRIRGALVSTNGLLITGGQFLSYLINLAFTKAPGTWRWMLGVAGLPAVVQFVLMLSLPESPRWLYRDNKVDEARAILAKIYPPEEVDDEMKALHESVEFEKSEEGAIGKTMIEKLKSCFGNTVVRRGLYAGITVQVAQQFVGINTVMYYSPTIVQFAGFASNQTAMALSLITSGLNVVGTLISMCFVDRYGRRRLMIISMLGIISCLIVLAGVFFYAASHSPTVSHLESNHFGTNTTCPAYVSATNPAAWNCMTCLKSTECAFCASKVENLAPGACLAANDNIRSQCRGEHRVWYSKGCPSKIGIFAVILLGLYIIVYAPGMGTIPWIVNSEIYPLRYRGTGGGIAAVSNWTANLIVSETYLTLTKELGSAGTFLLFAGFSTIGLIFIYFLVPETKGMQFEEVEKLLQKGFRPKLFAPKDTKGKQKVEGSA from the exons ATGGTGGAAGGAGGAGCACACCCCTCTAGTAAGACAGAATTCACAGAATGCTGGAAGACTACATGGCGGACGCCTTACATTATGCGCCTCGCGCTCTCTGCTGGCATTGGAGGCCTTCTTTTTGGATATGACACAG GTGTCATTTCTGGGGCGCTGCTATACATTCGTGAGGACTTTGACGAAGTTGACAAGAAAACATGGCTGCAAGAAACCATTGTGAGTATGGCAGTTGCAGGCGCTATCATTGGTGCTGCAATTGGAGGATGGATGAACGATGCCCTCGGCCGCAAGAAATCAATAGTAATAGCAGATGTGGTGTTCTTTGTGGGTGCAATAGTTATGGCAGTGGCTCCAGCTCCTTGGGTGATCATCATTGGAAGAATCATAGTTGGTTTGGGAGTTGGAATGGCTTCCATGACCGCACCCCTTTACATTTCAGAAGCCTCTCCTCATAGAATCAGAGGAGCTCTTGTTAGTACAAATGGTCTTCTCATCACAGGAGGTCAGTTTTTGTCATACCTCATCAATCTGGCATTCACCAAGGCTCCTGGAACATGGCGTTGGATGCTTGGAGTTGCCGGTTTACCAGCTGTCGTTCAGTTTGTTTTGATGTTGTCACTCCCTGAGTCTCCAAGATGGCTCTACCGAGAT AACAAGGTTGACGAAGCTAGGGCCATCTTAGCTAAAATCTACCCTCCAGAAGAGGTTGATGATGAAATGAAGGCCTTGCATGAATCCGTCGAATTCGAAAAGTCTGAGGAAGGAGCTATTGGGAAAACCATGATCGAAAAACTAAAGAGTTGTTTCGGCAACACCGTGGTCCGAAGAGGACTCTATGCAGGGATCACAGTCCAAGTCGCTCAGCAATTTGTGGGTATCAACACTGTCATGTATTACAGCCCAACCATAGTTCAATTTGCTGGATTCGCATCCAACCAAACAGCAATGGCACTTTCTCTCATCACTTCTGGCCTCAATGTGGTTGGCACACTCATCAGCATGTGCTTTGTGGATAGATATGGAAGGAGAAGGCTCATGATCATTTCCATGTTAGGAATCATCAGTTGCCTTATCGTGTTAGCTGGAGTGTTCTTCTATGCCGCATCTCATTCTCCAACTGTTAGCCACTTGGAATCCAATCACTTTGGCACCAACACTACATGTCCAGCTTATGTTTCTGCTACTAATCCGGCAGCATGGAACTGCATGACATGCTTGAAATCAACAGAATGCGCCTTCTGTGCTAGTAAAGTTGAAAAT CTTGCCCCGGGAGCTTGTTTGGCTGCAAATGATAACATAAGGAGTCAATGTCGTGGAGAACATAGGGTATGGTACTCTAAAGGGTGTCCTAGCAAAATTGGTATCTTTGCAGTCATTTTGTTGGGATTGTACATCATTGTGTATGCACCTGGAATGGGAACTATTCCTTGGATTGTGAACTCAGAGATTTACCCATTGAGATACAGAGGCACTGGTGGAGGGATTGCTGCAGTTTCCAACTGGACGGCAAATCTCATAGTGAGTGAGACATACTTGACCCTCACCAAGGAACTGGGTTCGGCTGGAACTTTCCTCCTATTTGCTGGGTTTTCTACCATCGGGCTTATATTCATTTACTTCCTGGTTCCTGAAACCAAAGGAATGCAATTCGAAGAGGTCGAGAAGTTGCTTCAGAAGGGTTTCCGACCTAAGTTATTTGCTCCAAAGGACACCAAAGGCAAGCAGAAGGTTGAGGGGTCTGCTTGA
- the LOC133730006 gene encoding inositol transporter 4-like isoform X1 has product MEAGHPAASKTEFTECWRTTWKTPYILRLALSAGIGGLLFGYDTGVISGALLYIREDFREVEKKTWLQETIVSMAVAGAIIGAAIGGWMNDAIGRRKSILCADFVFFLGAIVMAVAPAPWVIIIGRILVGLGVGMASMTSPLYISESSPARIRGALVSTNGFLITGGQFLAYLINLAFTKAPGTWRWMLGVAGVPAVVQFGLMWSLPESPRWLYRKNKVDEARAILEKIYPADEVENEMKALHESVEMEKAEEGDVGDGIIAKLKGAFSNPVVRRGLYAGITVQVAQQFVGINTVMYYSPTIVQFAGFASNQTAMALSLITSGLNVVGTLISMCFVDRYGRRRLMIISMVGIIICLVVLSVVFFEAAAQAPRISNLESTHFGSNSTCPAYVSAPNPASWNCMTCLKAQCGFCANGVSAYAPGACAASNVDLKKACGGEHRVWYTKGCPSRIGFFAVILLGLYIIIYAPGMGTVPWIVNSEIYPLRYRGTCGGIAAVSNWSANLIVSETFLTLTHALGSAGTFLLFAGFSLIGLVFIFFLVPETKGLQFEEVEKLLKKGYRPKLFASKDKDTKETKTVEL; this is encoded by the exons ATGGAAGCAGGACACCCGGCTGCTAGTAAGACAGAGTTCACAGAGTGTTGGAGAACAACATGGAAGACCCCTTACATTTTGCGTCTCGCCCTCTCAGCTGGTATTGGAGGCCTCCTTTTCGGATACGATACAG GTGTGATTTCTGGGGCATTGCTGTACATTCGTGAGGACTTTCGTGAGGTTGAAAAGAAAACATGGCTGCAGGAGACAATTGTGAGTATGGCAGTTGCCGGCGCCATAATTGGTGCTGCAATTGGAGGATGGATGAACGATGCTATTGGCCGGAGAAAGTCAATCTTGTGTGCAGATTTTGTGTTCTTCCTTGGTGCAATAGTCATGGCTGTTGCACCAGCTCCGTGGGTGATCATAATTGGAAGAATTCTGGTTGGTTTGGGAGTGGGTATGGCTTCTATGACCTCACCACTATACATCTCAGAATCTTCTCCTGCTAGAATCCGGGGTGCTCTTGTTAGTACAAACGGTTTTCTAATTACTGGAGGTCAATTTTTGGCATACCTCATCAATCTTGCCTTCACCAAG GCTCCTGGAACCTGGCGTTGGATGCTTGGAGTGGCCGGAGTTCCTGCTGTGGTTCAGTTTGGATTGATGTGGTCACTCCCAGAGTCTCCAAGGTGGCTCTACAGAAAG AATAAGGTAGATGAAGCCAGGGCTATCTTAGAGAAAATTTACCCTGCGGATGAGGTTGAGAATGAAATGAAAGCATTGCACGAATCTGTTGAAATGGAAAAGGCTGAGGAAGGAGATGTTGGTGATGGCATCATAGCAAAACTAAAGGGTGCATTCAGCAACCCTGTGGTCCGAAGAGGACTCTATGCAGGGATCACAGTCCAAGTCGCTCAGCAATTTGTGGGTATCAACACTGTCATGTATTACAGCCCAACCATAGTTCAATTTGCTGGATTCGCATCCAACCAAACAGCAATGGCACTTTCTCTCATCACTTCTGGCCTCAATGTGGTTGGCACACTCATCAGCATGTGCTTTGTGGATAGATATGGAAGGAGAAGGCTTATGATCATTTCTATGGTTGGAATTATTATTTGTCTAGTGGTGTTATCTGTGGTGTTTTTCGAGGCAGCAGCTCAAGCTCCTCGTATTAGCAATTTGGAATCAACTCATTTTGGTAGTAACTCTACATGTCCGGCTTATGTGTCTGCCCCTAATCCAGCCTCATGGAACTGCATGACATGTTTGAAAGCTCAGTGCGGCTTCTGTGCTAATGGTGTCTCGGCT TATGCCCCGGGAGCTTGCGCGGCTTCAAATGTTGACTTGAAAAAGGCATGTGGTGGAGAACATCGTGTATGGTACACAAAAGGGTGTCCAAGCAGAATTGGATTCTTTGCAGTAATCCTTTTGGGATTGTACATCATTATCTACGCCCCTGGAATGGGAACTGTACCGTGGATTGTGAACTCAGAGATATACCCTTTGAGATACAGAGGCACATGTGGAGGGATTGCTGCAGTGTCTAATTGGAGTGCCAATCTGATTGTGAGTGAGACATTTTTAACCCTCACTCATGCTTTGGGATCTGCCGGCACGTTCCTCCTCTTTGCTGGGTTTTCTCTCATTGGACTCGTATTCATTTTCTTCTTGGTACCTGAAACTAAAGGGCTGCAATTTGAGGAGGTTGAGAAGTTGCTTAAGAAAGGCTACAGACCCAAGTTATTTGCTTCCAAGGACAAGGACACCAAGGAAACCAAGACTGTCGAACTTTGA
- the LOC133730006 gene encoding inositol transporter 4-like isoform X2 translates to MAVAGAIIGAAIGGWMNDAIGRRKSILCADFVFFLGAIVMAVAPAPWVIIIGRILVGLGVGMASMTSPLYISESSPARIRGALVSTNGFLITGGQFLAYLINLAFTKAPGTWRWMLGVAGVPAVVQFGLMWSLPESPRWLYRKNKVDEARAILEKIYPADEVENEMKALHESVEMEKAEEGDVGDGIIAKLKGAFSNPVVRRGLYAGITVQVAQQFVGINTVMYYSPTIVQFAGFASNQTAMALSLITSGLNVVGTLISMCFVDRYGRRRLMIISMVGIIICLVVLSVVFFEAAAQAPRISNLESTHFGSNSTCPAYVSAPNPASWNCMTCLKAQCGFCANGVSAYAPGACAASNVDLKKACGGEHRVWYTKGCPSRIGFFAVILLGLYIIIYAPGMGTVPWIVNSEIYPLRYRGTCGGIAAVSNWSANLIVSETFLTLTHALGSAGTFLLFAGFSLIGLVFIFFLVPETKGLQFEEVEKLLKKGYRPKLFASKDKDTKETKTVEL, encoded by the exons ATGGCAGTTGCCGGCGCCATAATTGGTGCTGCAATTGGAGGATGGATGAACGATGCTATTGGCCGGAGAAAGTCAATCTTGTGTGCAGATTTTGTGTTCTTCCTTGGTGCAATAGTCATGGCTGTTGCACCAGCTCCGTGGGTGATCATAATTGGAAGAATTCTGGTTGGTTTGGGAGTGGGTATGGCTTCTATGACCTCACCACTATACATCTCAGAATCTTCTCCTGCTAGAATCCGGGGTGCTCTTGTTAGTACAAACGGTTTTCTAATTACTGGAGGTCAATTTTTGGCATACCTCATCAATCTTGCCTTCACCAAG GCTCCTGGAACCTGGCGTTGGATGCTTGGAGTGGCCGGAGTTCCTGCTGTGGTTCAGTTTGGATTGATGTGGTCACTCCCAGAGTCTCCAAGGTGGCTCTACAGAAAG AATAAGGTAGATGAAGCCAGGGCTATCTTAGAGAAAATTTACCCTGCGGATGAGGTTGAGAATGAAATGAAAGCATTGCACGAATCTGTTGAAATGGAAAAGGCTGAGGAAGGAGATGTTGGTGATGGCATCATAGCAAAACTAAAGGGTGCATTCAGCAACCCTGTGGTCCGAAGAGGACTCTATGCAGGGATCACAGTCCAAGTCGCTCAGCAATTTGTGGGTATCAACACTGTCATGTATTACAGCCCAACCATAGTTCAATTTGCTGGATTCGCATCCAACCAAACAGCAATGGCACTTTCTCTCATCACTTCTGGCCTCAATGTGGTTGGCACACTCATCAGCATGTGCTTTGTGGATAGATATGGAAGGAGAAGGCTTATGATCATTTCTATGGTTGGAATTATTATTTGTCTAGTGGTGTTATCTGTGGTGTTTTTCGAGGCAGCAGCTCAAGCTCCTCGTATTAGCAATTTGGAATCAACTCATTTTGGTAGTAACTCTACATGTCCGGCTTATGTGTCTGCCCCTAATCCAGCCTCATGGAACTGCATGACATGTTTGAAAGCTCAGTGCGGCTTCTGTGCTAATGGTGTCTCGGCT TATGCCCCGGGAGCTTGCGCGGCTTCAAATGTTGACTTGAAAAAGGCATGTGGTGGAGAACATCGTGTATGGTACACAAAAGGGTGTCCAAGCAGAATTGGATTCTTTGCAGTAATCCTTTTGGGATTGTACATCATTATCTACGCCCCTGGAATGGGAACTGTACCGTGGATTGTGAACTCAGAGATATACCCTTTGAGATACAGAGGCACATGTGGAGGGATTGCTGCAGTGTCTAATTGGAGTGCCAATCTGATTGTGAGTGAGACATTTTTAACCCTCACTCATGCTTTGGGATCTGCCGGCACGTTCCTCCTCTTTGCTGGGTTTTCTCTCATTGGACTCGTATTCATTTTCTTCTTGGTACCTGAAACTAAAGGGCTGCAATTTGAGGAGGTTGAGAAGTTGCTTAAGAAAGGCTACAGACCCAAGTTATTTGCTTCCAAGGACAAGGACACCAAGGAAACCAAGACTGTCGAACTTTGA
- the LOC133730007 gene encoding ras-related protein RABA5a: MAFQSEEEKTEDYLFKIVLIGDSAVGKSNLLARFARNEFFPNSKSTIGVEFQTQKIVIDGKEVKAQIWDTAGQERFRAVTSAYYRGAVGALLVYDISRHQTFDSIGRWLNELHTHSDMNVVTILVGNKSDLKDAREVPTSEGKALAEAQGLFFMETSALDSSNVAAAFQTVVKEIYSILSRKVMMSQELKKQDPSWVGSGKTVLLQGDGNEEAASTEPKKGGCCSS; encoded by the exons ATGGCTTTTCAGTCCGAGGAAGAAAAGACTGAGGATTATCTTTTCAAGATTGTTTTAATTGGTGACTCGGCCGTTGGAAAATCTAATTTGCTGGCAAGATTTGCTAGAAATGAGTTCTTCCCTAATTCAAAGTCAACTATAGGAGTAGAGTTCCAAACCCAAAAGATCGTTATCGATGGTAAAGAAGTCAAAGCACAGATATGGGACACGGCTGGTCAAGAGCGGTTCAGGGCTGTTACATCTGCATATTACAGAGGTGCTGTTGGTGCTCTTTTGGTTTATGATATCAGTAGGCATCAGACATTTGATAGTATCGGCAGATGGCTTAATGAGCTCCACA CTCACTCCGACATGAATGTTGTGACGATACTTGTCGGTAACAAGTCAGATCTTAAGGATGCCAGGGAGGTACCCACGTCTGAAGGCAAAGCCTTGGCAGAAGCACAGGGTTTGTTTTTTATGGAAACATCTGCTCTCGACTCATCCAATGTTGCTGCCGCCTTTCAGACGGTAGTGAAGGAGATCTACAGTATACTAAGTCGAAAAGTAATGATGTCCCAGGAGCTCAAGAAACAGGACCCTAGCTGGGTGGGGAGTGGCAAGACGGTGCTTTTACAGGGAGATGGGAACGAAGAAGCAGCAAGTACAGAGCCAAAAAAAGGTGGGTGCTGTTCATCTTAG
- the LOC133733648 gene encoding putative yippee-like protein Os10g0369500, which produces MGRLFIETLSGPKIFKCRCCKVDTASHSEIVSKDFQGRYGRAYLFRNVVNISLGPIEERHLTSGLHIVNDIYCSSCQQILGWKYEKAYEPSQKYKEGMYILEKERLMKEGW; this is translated from the exons ATGGGAAGGCTATTCATAGAAACGCTGAGTGGCCCAAAGATCTTCAAATGCAGATGTTGCAAGGTGGACACTGCCTCCCACAGCGAGATCGTTTCCAAGGATTTTCAGGGCCGTTACGGCAGAGCTTATCTCTTCAGGAATGT GGTGAATATATCTCTTGGGCCTATTGAAGAGCGGCATTTGACTAGTGGATTGCATATTGTGAATGATATTTACTGCAGCTCTTGCCAACAAATTCTGGGTTGGAAATAT GAGAAGGCTTATGAACCAAGCCAAAAGTATAAAGAAGGAATGTACATCCTGGAGAAGGAGCGACTGATGAAGGAGGGTTGGTGA
- the LOC133730008 gene encoding thymidine kinase a-like, producing the protein MLAISRMKALILTHCISKTTPLSLFSSASKSIRSYPPTQFRTPNLVRLKPNTFVPYASLSSEIAPSGAVEMDAASRRQRSGEIHVIVGPMFAGKTTTLLRRIQSEKGDGSNVAVIKSNKDTRYGLDSIVTHDGVKLPCWALPNLSSFKQKFGLDAYEQLDVIGIDEAQFFEDLYDFCRETADHDGKKVIVAGLDGDYLRRSFGSVLDIIPLADSVTKLTSRCELCGKPAFFTLRKTEEMQTEVIGGADVYMPVCRKHYVSGQVAIQAARVVLESQVECRSCA; encoded by the exons ATGTTAGCTATTTCAAGGATGAAGGCCCTCATCTTAACCCACTGCATCTCCAAGACCACACCTTTATCTCTCTTTTCTTCAGCCTCTAAATCCATTCGATCCTACCCGCCAACCCAATTCAGAACCCCAAATCTTGTCCGCCTAAAACCCAATACTTTTGTGCCCTATGCCTCTCTTTCTTCCGAAATAGCTCCCAGCGGAGCTGTTGAAATGGATGCGGCTTCTCGCCGGCAACGTTCCGGTGAGATTCACGTCATCGTTGGCCCAATGTTTGCCGGAAAGACCACCACGCTTCTTCGCAGAATTCAATCCGAGAAAGGCGATGGCAG TAATGTTGCAGTaataaaatcaaacaaggaTACAAGATATGGATTGGATTCGATTGTAACACATGATGGGGTTAAATTGCCTTGCTGGGCATTACCAAATCTATCATCGTTCAAACAAAAGTTTGGTCTTGATGCATATGAGCAG CTAGATGTGATCGGTATTGATGAAGCTCAGTTCTTTGAAGATCTTTATGATTTCTGCCGTGAAACTGCTGATCATGATGGCAAAAAAGTAATAGTTGCTGGACTAGATGGGGACTATTTGAG GAGGAGCTTTGGATCTGTGCTTGATATAATTCCCCTTGCTGATTCTGTAACCAAGTTAACTTCTCGATGCGAACTTTGTGGGAAACCGGCTTTCTTTACATTACGAAAGACGGAGGAGATGCAGACGGAAGTGATTGGCGGCGCTGATGTGTACATGCCTGTATGTCGAAAGCACTATGTTAGTGGACAAGTAGCCATTCAAGCAGCACGAGTTGTCCTGGAATCTCAAGTTGAGTGTAGGTCTTGTGCGTAG
- the LOC133734270 gene encoding pumilio homolog 12-like yields the protein MSVSGGASPCGPLNPKKTWVDTSFQEEDLCLYFGKFRVNMDNSKDTNSSSPVSSSDVPPTKPQQQSEACCYPKHEIGFEKSNSVPIPLYSQDIWRGQSDNPAGQLLGSNNLNGQFLTRNGNPRRDAYAGFQSHEVAEKSGMYSNNTWYRSSGILNDMGNQSSFGNDSMLGSSYVAQTAMTQYGSQYLLDSLLTKDPVVTNFIFEGVFDFLFEVMNDSNGHHLFGKLVQSCSDNQLGLIVAKITLNVQLLINISVGRYGSKSVQRLIKVLEKSPLIDIVIAALSSGFEELMTNRSGSFVILKCLNLLDTEKNQKLYEAALNLCIPLAQNEKGCIYLNEFITNSKAPYRETLMGEISSKSKFLSQDPSGNFVVQHILGLHNPIYGERICLELRELYIQLSQQKGGSHVVEKCLNSSGMVHVVSVLLKYEKLWQVARDQYGNYVIQTALKSTKRANSPLHQMLISKLVQNRNELVIGFGRKVLGLIDNGIPLDQE from the exons ATGTCGGTTTCAGGTGGCGCTAGTCCTTGTGGACctctcaacccaaaaaaaacGTGGGTGGATACCTCGTTTCAAGAAGAAGACCTTTGCCTTTATTTCGGTAAGTTTCGGGTAAACATGGACAACTCTAAAGACACCAACTCTTCTTCTCCAGTTTCGTCTTCTGATGTCCCTCCAACCAAACCCCAACAACAATCAGAGGCTTGTTGTTATCCCAAACATGAAATCGGGTTCGAAAAGTCTAACTCTGTTCCAATTCCATTATATTCACAAGATATTTGGAGAGGTCAAAGTGACAACCCTGCGG GACaacttttgggttcaaacaaccTGAATGGGCAATTTTTGACAAGGAATGGGAACCCTAGACGAGATGCATATGCTGGTTTTCAATCTCATGAAGTGGCTGAGAAGAGTGGAATGTATTCAAATAATACTTGGTATCGAAGTTCAGGAATATTGAATGACATGGGGAACCAATCAAGCTTTGGCAATGACTCGATGCTGGGAAGTAGCTATGTAGCTCAAACGGCTATGACTCAATATGGCTCACAGTACTTGCTAGATAGCTTGTTGACTAAGGACCCCGTAGTTACAAATTTTATATTTGAAGGTGTTTTCGATTTCCTATTCGAGGTGATGAATGATTCAAATGGACATCATCTTTTTGGGAAGCTAGTTCAGTCATGCAGCGATAATCAGTTAGGCCTCATTGTAGCAAAGATAACTTTGAATGTCCAATTGCTTATCAACATATCAGTCGGCAGATATGG CTCAAAATCGGTTCAGAGGCTGATCAAGGTGCTTGAGAAATCACCCTTGATAGACATTGTGATAGCAGCCCTATCCAGTGGATTTGAAGAACTGATGACCAATCGCTCAGGATCCTTTGTTATATTGAAGTGCTTAAACCTCCTCGATACTGAGAAAAATCAG AAACTATATGAAGCTGCTCTAAATCTTTGCATCCCATTGGCTCAGAATGAAAAGGGATGTATATACTTGAATGAGTTCATCACCAACAGTAAAGCTCCATATAGAGAGACACTCATGGGTGAGATCTCAAGCAAATCAAAATTCCTTTCTCAGGATCCTTCAGG GAACTTTGTTGTTCAGCACATCCTCGGACTCCACAATCCCATTTACGGTGAGCGCATATGTTTGGAGCTGAGAGAACTTTACATACAGCTCTCGCAACAAAAAGGTGGCAGTCACGTTGTGGAGAAGTGCTTAAACTCATCCGGGATGGTTCATGTGGTAAGTGTTCTTCTAAAGTATGAAAAACTTTGGCAAGTTGCGAGGGATCAATATGGAAACTACGTGATCCAAACAGCATTGAAGAGCACAAAACGCGCGAATAGTCcccttcatcaaatgcttataTCGAAGCTCGTACAGAATCGGAATGAACTTGTGATTGGATTTGGAAGGAAAGTGCTTGGTTTGATTGACAATGGGATCCCACTAGACCAAGAGTGA
- the LOC133734248 gene encoding uncharacterized protein LOC133734248: MRTTTMKESLDRSELRRMQREQERERRRIRDRQRRQSMTVEQRERHLARRRRNYQLRRLRAENAKVDFQSNQISNEQHEAVSDVQEVTQGENLSMQPLQYSECLDGVACKGSNLNVQRLRLSHVRRLARSGSRLGCEVIADHQIGGEVVVKGDANNTSCFQIGDFDSGRLPNGLRLNRVKRLARAINTASNEASVNGQVIGKNMMDQNHSQGESQGISNDSSNLDKLSLAEVKLKDLTWTDKHPAWANVES, from the exons ATGCGAACAACAACAATGAAGGAGTCGTTAGATAGATCAGAGTTGCGGAGAATGCAAAGAGAGCAAGAGCGCGAACGACGTCGTATCAGGGACAGGCAGAGAAGGCAGTCCATGACGGTGGAACAGAGAGAACGACATCTGGCTCGGCGTCGTAGGAACTATCAGCTCAGAAGACTGAGAGCTGAAAATGCCAAGGTGGATTTCCAATCTAATCAAATCAGCAATGAACAACATGAAGCAGTGAGTGATGTTCAAGAAGTTACTCAGGGTGAAAACTTGAGCATGCAGCCTTTGCAGTACTCCGAGT GTTTGGATGGTGTGGCTTGTAAAGGTTCTAATTTGAACGTCCAACGGTTGCGGTTGAGTCATGTAAGGCGGCTTGCACGATCGGGGAGTCGTTTAGGGTGTGAGGTTATTGCTGATCACCAAATTGGAGGAGAGGTGGTAGTAAAGGGTGATGCCAATAATACGTCTT GTTTCCAAATTGGAGATTTTGATTCTGGTAGATTGCCAAATGGACTACGTTTGAATCGTGTTAAGCGGCTTGCACGGGCAATAAATACTGCTTCGAATGAGGCTTCTGTTAATGGTCAAGTAATAGGAAAAAACATGA TGGATCAGAATCATTCCCAGGGAGAAAGTCAAGGGATTAGTAATGACAGCTCTAATTTGGACAAACTATCGCTTGCAGAGGTGAAGTTGAAGGACCTAACATGGACG GATAAACACCCAGCATGGGCTAATGTTGAGAGTTAA